Proteins from a genomic interval of Papaver somniferum cultivar HN1 chromosome 4, ASM357369v1, whole genome shotgun sequence:
- the LOC113275257 gene encoding putative DEAD-box ATP-dependent RNA helicase 29 yields the protein MGKVEQKKRENFKKKAKSGGFESMGLSSDVYRGVKRKGYTVPTPIQRKTMPLILSGADVVAMARTGSGKTAAFLVPMLERLKKHVPQGGVRALILSPTRDLSLQTLKFAQDLGRFTDLRISLLVGGDSMETQFEELAQNPDIIIATPGRLLHHLAEIDDMSLRTVEYMVFDEADSLFGMGFAEQLHTILAQLSETRQTLLFSATLPSALAEFAKAGLRDPRLVRLDLDSKISPDLQLTFFTLRQEEKSAAILYLIREQINSDQQTLIFVSTKHHVEFLNILFREEGIEPSVCYGDMDQDARKIHISKFRARKTMLLIVTDVAARGIDIPFLDNVVNWDFPPSPKSFVHRVGRVARNGRTGTAFSFVTPEDIPYVLDLHLFLSKPIRPAPTEKEVLQDKDTVLSKIEGAIASGETVYGRFPQTVIDLVSDRVREIIDGCTDLEVLQRTCSNAFKLYTKTKPLPSRASIKRAKALSPEGLHPTFKNLMGGNELTAAAFSERLKGFKPKQTILEAEGEKSKNSRGSSSQWVDVMKRKRDVHEKIITLHHQQSADLVAEEAKSEAALDEDLEIALPKKKKKKVLETAGSKRKAESFKDDEYFISSEPTNQHMEAGLSVRANEGFHSNRLDSAILDLVPDDNASMKKKTSQFHWDKKAKKYIKMNNGDRVSASGKIITESGAKVTTTKTGIYKRWKERSHSKVSFGGSNTEGPSDEGSGERGGSTVSRDSSRGRRGGGRPLRGGTRSRVIPNAHIPSELRDPDQVRKNRQQEANKASFSKTSRGKKFGRNGKIGGGRGGGGRGGSRDESGFGGRGGGRTGGRGGGRGGSRDDGGFKGRGSGKSGGRGGSRDDGGFKGRGGARGGGRGGARGGGRGGARGGGKGGKGSSRY from the exons ATGGGGAAAGTAGAGCAGAAGAAACGTGAAAATTTCAAGAAAAAAGCAAAATCTGGAGGATTTGAATCAATGGGTTTGAGTTCTGATGTATATAGAGGTGTTAAACGTAAAGGGTATACAGTACCAACACCTATACAGAGGAAAACGATGCCACTTATATTATCTGGAGCTGATGTTGTGGCTATGGCTAGAACTGGTTCAGGAAAAACTGCTGCTTTTTTAGTTCCTATGCTTGAGAGATTGAAAAAACATGTTCCTCAAGGTGGTGTTAGAGCTCTTATTCTTTCTCCTACTAGAGATTTGTCTTTACAGACTTTGAAGTTTGCTCAGGATCTTGGCCGTTTTACTG ATCTTCGTATTAGTTTACTGGTTGGTGGTGATAGTATGGAAACCCAGTTTGAGGAATTAGCACAAAATCCTGATATCATTATTGCAACTCCTGGTAGGCTGTTGCATCATTTGGCAGAGATTGATGACATGTCCTTACGCACCGTAGAATATATGGTGTTTGATGAAGCTGATTCTCTTTTTGGCATGGGATTTGCTGAGCAGCTGCATACTATCCTGGCACAGTTAAGTGAGACCCGTCAAACGTTGCTCTTCAGTGCAACCTTACCAAGTGCCCTAGCGGAGTTTGCAAAGGCAGGGCTGAGAGATCCGAGACTTGTTCGGCTTGATCTGGACAGTAAGATTAGTCCCGACCTACAGCTCACCTTCTTCACATTACGGCAGGAGGAGAAATCTGCTGCAATATTGTATCTAATCCGGGAACAAATCAATTCAGACCAACAAACATTGATCTTCGTTTCAACAAAGCATCATGTGGAATTCCTCAATATTCtatttagagaagaaggtattgaGCCTTCTGTATGTTATGGAGATATGGATCAAGATGCTCGCAAGATTCATATATCAAAATTTAGGGCAAGAAAGACGATGCTGCTAATTGTGACTGATGTTGCAGCAAGGGGTATTGATATACCGTTTCTAGATAATGTTGTTAACTGGGATTTTCCTCCGAGTCCTAAAAGTTTTGTCCATAGAGTTGGGCGTGTTGCACGAAATGGTCGAACCGGTACTGCATTTTCTTTTGTTACACCTGAGGATATACCTTACGTCCTAGATCTTCATCTATTTCTGTCCAAGCCAATTAGACCTGCTCCAACTGAAAAAGAGGTTCTGCAAGATAAGGATACAGTATTGTCAAAAATTGAGGGGGCAATAGCAAGTGGAGAAACTGTTTATGGGCGATTTCCACAAACTGTTATTGATCTTGTTTCTGACAGAGTTAGGGAAATTATCGATGGGTGTACGGATCTAGAAGTGTTGCAGAGGACGTGTTCTAATGCCTTTAAGTTGTATACAAAGACAAAGCCTTTACCTTCAAGGGCTTCCATTAAACGTGCAAAAGCATTGTCACCGGAAGGATTGCATCCCACATTCAAGAACCTAATGGGTGGCAATGAGCTAACAGCTGCTGCCTTTTCTGAACGTTTGAAAGGTTTCAA ACCGAAGCAGACTATATTAGAAGCAGAGGGGGAGAAATCAAAGAACTCACGT GGTTCTTCTAGTCAATGGGTCGATGTCATGAAGAGGAAAAGAGatgttcatgaaaaaataatcaCACTTCATCATCAACAATCTGCTGATCTAGTGGCAGAG GAAGCCAAATCAGAAGCCGCACTTGACGAGGATTTAGAAATCGCGttaccaaagaagaagaagaaaaaag TGCTAGAGACGGCGGGTTCCAAAAGAAAGGCAGAAAGCTTCAAGGATGACGAGTACTTCATAAGTTCAGAACCAACAAATCAA CACATGGAGGCAGGACTCTCTGTCAGAGCTAATGAGGGATTTCATTCAAACAG GTTGGACTCCGCTATTCTTGATCTAGTGCCAGATGATAATGCTAGCATGAAGAAGAAAACTTCTCAGTTTCACTGGGATAAG AAAGCTAAGAAGTATATCAAAATGAACAACGGTGATCGTGTGTCAGCCAGCGGAAAG ATTATAACTGAAAGTGGCGCAAAAGTGACAACTACCAAGACTGGCATATACAAAAGGTGGAAAGAACGATCTCACAGTAAGGTTTCTTTTGGGGGGTCAAATACTGAAGGACCTTCTGACGAGGGAAGTGGAGAACGAGGAGGCTCTACAG TGTCCAGAGATTCATCACGAGGAAGAAGAGGTGGTGGTAGACCGTTAAGAGGGGGAACTAGATCTCGAGTGATTCCAAACGCTCACATTCCTTCAGAACTAAGAGATCCCGACCAAGTTAGGAAGAACAGACAACAGGAAGCAAACAAGGCTTCTTTCTCAAAGACTTCAAGAGGTAAAAAGTTTGGAAGAAATGGAAAGATAGGGGGCGGTAGGGGCGGTGGAGGTAGGGGTGGAAGTAGAGATGAAAGTGGGTTCGGAGGTAGAGGCGGTGGTAGAACTGGTGGTAGAGGCGGTGGTAGAGGTGGAAGTAGAGATGATGGTGGATTCAAAGGTAGAGGCAGTGGTAAAAGCGGTGGTAGAGGCGGAAGTAGAGATGATGGTGGATTCAAAGGTAGAGGCGGAGCTAGAGGTGGTGGTAGAGGCGGAGCTAGAGGTGGTGGTAGAGGCGGAGCCAGAGGCGGAGGAAAAGGTGGTAAAGGAAGTAGCAGATATTGA
- the LOC113273773 gene encoding pathogenesis-related protein PR-1-like, whose protein sequence is MKNNQFNGVIASILVAVILFQCSQSHAQYPEETEQYPEQTEQYPEQTGDASGYGDAAHAPLDTKHQFLAYQNAPRAAVGCAPLKWSEELANFAASYAEQRRSDCALIHSDGPLGENLFWGGGYGWTPAQAVKAWVDEGQYYDHSTNSCAPGQECGHYTQIVSARTTSVGCAMLQCDGDLGEFIICNYAPAGNYVGEKPY, encoded by the coding sequence ATGAAGAATAACCAGTTCAATGGTGTCATTGCCAGCATCCTTGTCGCAGTAATTCTCTTTCAATGCAGCCAATCCCATGCCCAGTATCCTGAAGAGACAGAACAGTATCCTGAGCAGACGGAACAGTATCCTGAACAGACAGGCGATGCTAGCGGTTACGGAGATGCTGCACACGCACCTCTAGACACAAAACACCAATTCTTAGCATACCAAAATGCACCTCGTGCCGCGGTAGGGTGTGCACCACTTAAATGGAGTGAAGAATTGGCAAACTTTGCAGCATCCTACGCAGAACAAAGGCGATCAGATTGTGCTTTGATACATTCAGATGGTCCATTGGGTGAAAATCTATTCTGGGGTGGTGGTTATGGATGGACACCGGCTCAAGCTGTCAAAGCTTGGGTTGATGAAGGCCAATATTATGATCACTCCACTAATTCCTGCGCACCTGGTCAGGAATGTGGTCACTATACTCAAATTGTTTCGGCCAGAACCACGAGTGTTGGGTGTGCTATGTTGCAGTGCGACGGTGACTTGGGAGAATTTATCATCTGCAACTACGCTCCAGCCGGAAATTACGTCGGCGAAAAGCCATACTAA